TCATCCGCTTCAGGAACACAAGCCCCCTCGTGGCGCGGATCAGGGGGCTCGGGTGTTCGTAGAAGAAGCTGCGCCCCAGGCAAGTCTTGATCGTCTGGTACTGCTCGGCCTGGATCTGCTGGGCCAGACCCGAGAAGGGGCCATCGTACTCGTAGCTCGGGAAACTGGCGTCCTTCTGGGACACGTACGCGTTGAGGAAGGCGTTCTGGAGCACCGCGAACATGTTCAGTGACACCGGCACAAAGAGATTGGCCTCGGCTGGATGGAATCGGTACCAGACGTTCCGGTAGCCGATTACCTCGATATCCGAACGACCCGTTTCCTTCTCGTAGCGACGTAGGGCCTCGGCGATGGCCTGAAGCACTTTGTAGTGCGTGTCGGGGCCACTCGCCTCGGGATCGAGCGCCACCGTCACCACGTCCGGTTTGACGCGGCGGAGGAGGCGAAGAATGGGCTGGACGTCTCTCTCGACGGTCGGCTCCTCTGTGAAGATATCGCCCGTGTAAAAGCCCAGCCGCAGGTGCACCACGGAGCTGCTGTCGAAGCCGAAATAGCCCCAGAGGCAGTCGCCCTCCCATTCGCGGATCATTCCCTTGAGCTGCTGAATGTACGGCAGGTCCTTCTTGCCGGGATACTGAGTCTCGAAGTAGCTAATGAGCTCGTTGATCCGGTGCTTGAGGTTGTCGATGTCCTCCTCCTCAAAGATTTCCATCAGGTTGCGGAGCAGGCGCCGGGCCTCGCCCTCGTCTTTCACGATCTGCCGGTCCGAAGCAACGCCGTCCAGGTACTGCCACACGTCGCGGTTCCGTCCTTGGCGGTTGCGCGGATCGAAGTACCCCTCCTGGAGAAGGGGCTCGAAAGTCTTCCTCCGCAGGAAATACTTGAGCTTCTGCAGGAGGGACAGAGCGTAGCGATTGGTGACCGCCGTGAATCCGGAGGTCATGTAGGCGAAGGTGTGGCGATTGGAGGCATCGCGAATGTGGCGTACGGCGAAGGGCAGGTAGCCAAGCATGATGTCGTCGTGATGCGGAGCCGTGTGGAGGAAAACCGTGTTCGACCGGACCCGTGCACCCTCCTCCAACTTAGTCCGAAGGCGTTCGTGTACGGTCTGAGTAAGCCCCTCAAGATTGCCGCCCGTCTTGCTGAGGAGCGCTGTGCCGAAGGGGTCGCTCCGAAAGTGTTCTTCCCGCAGACCCAACACCGGTGTCCGGTTCCTTACCGCGAGGTCAATCACGATCTTGTCGATCCACCATTGCGGCAGTTGCTCAGTGATCCGGATCTCGTGAAGCTGTCGCTCCTTGAGGAGCTTGGCGGCACCTCGTGTCACGTAAAAACGGGCGTTCGGAAGTTTGTGCAAGGCGGTTGCCGGGTAGCGGATGTGCGGCTCTTCCTCGACCGCGTCCCGCACCACATTCGCTTTGGCCTCGCCTGCCGCCAGGATGATGGCCGTGCAGTTGGGGTTCTGGGTGATGGTCGCTAATCCGATCGTGATCACCAGGCGTTTCTTTGCGACCTCGATCCCACCCAGGTCGGTCGCAGCGGCTGCCTGCGTCTCGTAGTTGGTCGTTGTTAGGCGGGTCGTGGAGTTGTGGTCGGAGCCGCGCACATTAAACGCGATGTGGCCGTCCGGACCGATTCCGCCCAGAAAAAACCCGATGCCGCCCAGGGCACGGATCTTCTCTTCGTATTCCTGGCACCACTGATCAACGGCTTCGAGCACCTGCTTTTGGAGACGTTCCAGCGCCGTCTTCGGGTGACGGAAGCGAAGGCTGAGGTCGACCTCTGCGCCGGGCCACACATCTTCGAGGTCATAGCCAGGCGGTAGGCCAATCTGCGAACAATCAATCAGAAGGGCCTTGTGGGGATCCAAGCGGAATCTCGAGATGTAGAAGCGATTCACGTAGTAGTAGAAGCTGTTGTGCTGCGCGGGGTCAATGGGGTAGAACTCATCGATCTGGACGAAATGGAGGCTTTTCATATCGGGGCGGATGGACGGGTCAATGCCGTGCTGTTCCAGTTCCGCTTGCGTCTCGACTCGATCCCAAGTGTCCAGATAATGCGAGACGTACTTGATGAAGTACTCGGGCGTCTTGCCGGTGGGGAGCGAAACGACCCCGCCCGGGTTTGCTTGGACCCACTCGAGAAAGCGCAGGGCAGCCAGCTTCCCCAGCAGCGGGAAGTTATCGACTACAATGACCCCCATCTTCTCGGTAGGGGGGTACCGGAGTTTCTGCCCACTGCGCTGCAGAAAGATTTCCTCCACGCGGGAGGGGACAGGTTCCGAGCTTTTGTTCGACATCGCCTTTTCTGCTCCGCTTTTGGCTGCTCGCTTCCTGCCATGCGATCCCGGCCCTGCAGGCCGACCAACCCAGTTCACGGGCTAATCCTCCTTAACCGTTTCAATATAGCGGACCCGCGCAAAATCCCAAGAAGGACGTGGCCCGGGTGCCGACGTAACTCCGGAAAAGGGCATCGCGTCGTGTGACTGGGCCGCGGGTTGCCCCTTCGGCCGGAGCTCGAAGACCTGGATGGGTCGAGGGGTCTCACGGCCCTTCGTACCAGCCAGGTAGAGATACCGTCGCCTGATAGTTCGAGTAGTTGTACAGAGGATTCCTTACCGGTCGGTACAGCCTTCCGGACCGGGGGTTATCGTCCTGCGTGTACACCCAGAGATCGTAGGGATCCCAGACGACGATTTCGTCTCGGCAATCGCCAGTGATGTCCAGCACGGCATTACACATCTCAGGGTGACCGTCGTCCGGAAAAACGACCACCCTGCGTCCCCAGCCGTCGAACATCCCTCCGTGCTCCGTACTCGCCGAGAGCAAGAAGTACTCCTCGCCGTCGCCTTTCCAATTTACAGGCAGGCACATGCTTCCGTGTTGAACCGGCTCGAACTCGCAATACACATTTCCGTTTGCGTCGTAGAGATGTACGATGCCCTGATTGCCCCAGAAGTTGATGCTCACGGTTTCCAGCCCCGGAAGATCCGGTCGGAAGTTAGCGACGGCCGGGTTCTGCACATGGCCCAGCCGATGGTGCCTCAGGATTTGGCCGTCGAGGCTGAGGAACAGCATCCCTTCGTCGCTGGCGGCATTGAGAACGACAGGACTCAAGTCCTCTCGGAGGCGCACAATGGCCACGCCATCGGCATGGTCGTGCAAGATCGGATCGAGGATCCACATCACCGAGCCGTCGTGGTCCAACAGGCTATATCCGATGGCGACTTCGTCCCGGCCGTCATTGTCAATGTCCGCAGCATAGGGGTAATGTCCGGTATTGCACGCGTGGTGCCAAAGAACCTCCAGGCGATCGTTCAGTGCCCAGACGTTCCAGTATCGGTCCTTGATCAGAATGTCTCTCGGGTGCCCCGTGCCGCGCAGATCACAGAAGAAGAGACAGTCTCCGAGGATGCGCGGGAAACGTGCTCCTGGATCTGGAGAGAGTGGTGTTGGGGCGCGCAGCTTTGGGCGCCCGGTCCTACCATCCGCCACCACGATCTCCGAGTTCATGCAGTAGACGACCTCGTTCTGTCCATCCGCATCGAGGTCGTGGATCTGGAACGCGACGTCGTTGGTCAGGTGATCCTTCCAGGGATCGGGTTCGCCAATCTGCCACAAGATGCGGCCGTCAAAGGTCATAGCCGTCAAGCAGCTCAGCTCGCTGTAGCGGTCCTTCGGTCCGTGGTGGACGACCTGTCCGATGAGCAAATCCGTTTGCCCGTCACCGTCGAGATCGCCGAAGCGGAGATTTCTCCCCACGCCCAGGCCGTCGATCTGCAGTTTGCGCCACACAATGGGGCGCGGGTTGACGGCCCGGAGGCGTTGTTCCTGGCGCAGGAGTTCGGCCCGGCGTCTGAGGTAAGCCCGTCGGGCGACGTAATTCATGGTTACCTTTACGCGCTCATAGCGGGCGGGCACGTCGGCGAGCAGACCTACTCGACCGTGGGTGTAGGTCGTATCCTCTGCTTCCAGGGTCAGCTTCCGATTGAAGCGGGCGCGGATGCGCGAACCCTGGAGCTTGACCTCAGCCTCCAGCCGGTCTCCGGGTTTCCAATCAATGGTGCCCGAAGCGAGGATTCGTTCGGCAGGCCTGTGGAAACCGACCTCGTGCCGGACGACCTTCAGGTGCGCGATCGATCCATCCACTCCGAAGAAATAGTAACAGCGATCATTCTGGTAGCGGAACACAACCCCGCAGAGTCCGGTGTCCGACAACGGGCTAAAGGTGACGCGAAGGATGTAGTTCTGCCAGAGCGTGTCGCCCGAGACGAGGATGGGATGGGTATAGGTCCGGTGATTCGTGTGGGTCTGGACCAGCACCTTGCCCCCGCCTTCCTTGCCGATAACGCGCCAGGCCCTCTGAGAAGCGGTCTCTGGGGTAAATGTCGAGACTTCCCATCCGTGAACGGGGGCCGCCTCGCGGAAATAATGGTACTCGAGGTGCGCGCCAAGCGGGGGCAGTAGCGGACCACTTGGAAACTCCGCAAAATCTTCGTCGATCAGCACTTCTTGTCGTGTCGGCGCGCACGCAGTGAGAGCCAGAATGGTGAAGAGCAAGATTCCTTGTCCTTGGCCCCTTCGGAACATGGATGCCTCCCCTTCGTGCCCGATGATCCCGCTGCGCGAGCGAAATTGCAGAGCCCCCGCCAATTCCCAAAGCGAATTTTCCCGTAAGGGGAAGTTCCCATTTCCATGGCCGAGGCCTTTCAGTGCTGTTTCGGGGGATAGCGGTACGCGCAGCAGTGGGGCAGGTCCTTGAAGACCCCGTTGCCTACGACCTGGGATCACGGAGCGGGGGTAGGAGCAAGCGGGAAAACGGCTTGCTTTCTTCAGGGATGGTGTCTAAATTCGGCGCGATTCTTGAACACGTGCCCGAAGCCCCGGCTGGGAAAGTATAGAACATGACCGTCAGGCAGCGAGAGTTTTCCCTCACGGTGCGCCTCCCCCAAGGGAGCCAACCTAAGTCTACGCACGCCGCCATAAGGTAATTTCCCGACTCACAACGTCGAGCAATTGCAATCTGGCATGAGGTGGAGGAGAAATGATGTGGTGGTCTATCATTGCCATACTTGCCGCGGTCGGGGTCGGATTCGCAGCCCTGGAGCTGCGTTTTCGTCGCCCCGATCAGCTGGTTCTCTACGACGCACATGGGGAGGTGCGTGCGCGGACGGGCCGGTTCTACCCCCGCCACCTCAGCCTCTGCTTGCCGTACCGGGTCCAAACCATCGTCACGGAGGTGGAGGCCGAGGCCAAGGGCCGGTTGGGCCTCCGCGTTCAGGTGACAGCCACGGCCGGACCTGACCCAAAGAACCTCGCACAACTCGTGCGGGTTGGTGGGTGGAGCCGCGAAGCCGTCGAGCGTGCCTGCAAGGAGTTGGAGCTCGTCATGCACTCGCTGGTTCGCTCCTACACCGAACAGAAAGCGCTCGAAGAGATCCGTACAGATGAAATGATGCAGTGGCTGCGCTCGGGTCTGGAGCAGGAGGCCCCCAAGTTGGGCCTGGAGATCGTATCGGCCAGTGTGCAGTCCATTGAGCCTCGGGATCGGGAAATTGCCGAAGTGATCCAGCAACGAGAGGCTGCTCGAATCCGCAAGCAGACCGAGATTGTGAATCAGCAAGCCCGGGTGGCGGCCATGCAGGCCAAGCTGGAAGCAGACGAGCGAATCGCCCGGTCAGAGCACGAGCTGCAGCTCGTCAAGCTGGCGCTGCGAAAGGAGGAGGAGCTTCGAGAGGCGGAGCTGGCGCGCTTCCGGCTCGAGCAAGATCTCGAACAGCGACGGGCGCAGCTGGCCCTTGACCAGCAGGAAATCGAGCTCCTCGCCCGTAACCCTGAAGTGCTCCTCTTGACCCCCCAGCTGGCGCGTCTGGCCGAGGCCAGCCAGGGACTACGGAATGCCCGGACCATTGTTTCGCTTTCGCCGAACAGCCTGCCAGAGGATTCGCCCCTGGCAAAGAACGTCGTCCGCCTCCTGGAGCGCCTCCTGAGCCGTGCGGCGGCCAGCGGCGGTCAGGAATCCCAGCAGACGTGAGAACCCCGGGCAGTGAGGGGATTGCGGAAAGGTGCGCGCGGTGCAGGACCCATTCCGACTCAAGCCCGTAGAGACTGCCGAGGTCTCCGAGATCAGCGAGCTCACGGCGAGCGCTCAGGTGCGCCGTGAGGACCGCGTCAACTTCCACATCGGGAACCCTGTGCAGGACCCCCGCCTCTTGTCGATGTACCAGAGGTTAATCCTCGGACTTGCACCCGATAACGGCGCGACGGATCCCAGGGAGTGGATTGAGGAACACGTGGAAAGCCGGCACCAGGCGGAGCGAGTCCACTGGTTCTTGGGCCTGGTCGAAAAAAGCGTCGCCTACCTGCCGCGCGGTGGGTTCGGACGCAGGGATCCCGGCTCAGTGGCGCGCAAGGTCCACGCCCTCTTTACGTCCGAAGCGGAGGAGCCGCTGGACTACGACCTCGGCGACAAATCGGGAAAGCGAGAGATCACTTTTGTCAGTGGGGGAAAGCGGGAAGCCGTCCGGCTGCTTCATTATGCCCTCTCTCGTCAGCTCGAGGTGGCTTCCTTTGCCACGCTGCTCTTCGGCTTCCCCCTCCCACAAATCCTGCGAGCGTCAGCCCGCGGAGACATAATTCCGTTGCCCGATCAGGAGGGGGATGTCTTACGACTTCTTCGTGAGCGACTCCGCTCGTTTCCGGACCAACCCCATTTTCTCCTCCTGGGTAGGGTCCCGACGGAAGGCCTGCGGCGAGCCATCCGCAGAGCCTGCCTGGAAGGATCCCTCTTTGTAGTGGAAGCCAACGGGGCTGCCAATCACCTCTCCCTCGCTCGCGAGGCGGGACTGGCTAATCGTGTGCTCCGCATCCTGGACGCGGCGGATCTGCGCGCAGACCTGCAGGGACTTGCGGTGGCCGTGGTGCTGGGGCGCGCCGACTACATTGACGCCATCGAAAAAGCCCATTTCGAGCTCAAGGGCACACCCGCGGCTCCGGAGCTCGAGTTTCTTGGCTACCTGCTGAACCAACCCCTCGACACCAGCGCTTCGGCAACACCCGTGGATGGCTTCGATCTCTCTGCCGCCGTGCCCGAAGGTCCCCGCTCTTCGTACGAAGGGTTGCGGGGTACAATGGCCCGTGTCCCTTCTGCGGCCACCAGGGTGGCACGACACGTAGAGGAAGTGATCGAGAGACTGCCAGCCTCCTGTACCTCCGCGCTGCGCGCCAGGCACTGGACCGTGCGGGCCCCCGTAGCCATAGGTGAGCTCCACGTGTCGTTTCCCTCCGCAAGTGTGACGGACGCCTTCCCCGCGCTGCAACCGACGGAGATTATCGAGCAGCTCTTTACGCGCTACGCCGATCCCTTATGGCGCGCCCAGGTCGTCGAATCGTTCCTGAGCGCCTTTCTTCAACTCCACCCCGAATATGAACCGGAGGCATGCGCCGTTGTGGGCGGATCGGCGCGGACGGCTCTCGCCCTGCTGGGTCGCTACTGCGGCCTTGAGGAGGCCATCGTTCCCGACCTGAGCTGGACCTATCATCACTGCTTTC
The nucleotide sequence above comes from candidate division KSB1 bacterium. Encoded proteins:
- a CDS encoding 6-phosphogluconolactonase, with product MSNKSSEPVPSRVEEIFLQRSGQKLRYPPTEKMGVIVVDNFPLLGKLAALRFLEWVQANPGGVVSLPTGKTPEYFIKYVSHYLDTWDRVETQAELEQHGIDPSIRPDMKSLHFVQIDEFYPIDPAQHNSFYYYVNRFYISRFRLDPHKALLIDCSQIGLPPGYDLEDVWPGAEVDLSLRFRHPKTALERLQKQVLEAVDQWCQEYEEKIRALGGIGFFLGGIGPDGHIAFNVRGSDHNSTTRLTTTNYETQAAAATDLGGIEVAKKRLVITIGLATITQNPNCTAIILAAGEAKANVVRDAVEEEPHIRYPATALHKLPNARFYVTRGAAKLLKERQLHEIRITEQLPQWWIDKIVIDLAVRNRTPVLGLREEHFRSDPFGTALLSKTGGNLEGLTQTVHERLRTKLEEGARVRSNTVFLHTAPHHDDIMLGYLPFAVRHIRDASNRHTFAYMTSGFTAVTNRYALSLLQKLKYFLRRKTFEPLLQEGYFDPRNRQGRNRDVWQYLDGVASDRQIVKDEGEARRLLRNLMEIFEEEDIDNLKHRINELISYFETQYPGKKDLPYIQQLKGMIREWEGDCLWGYFGFDSSSVVHLRLGFYTGDIFTEEPTVERDVQPILRLLRRVKPDVVTVALDPEASGPDTHYKVLQAIAEALRRYEKETGRSDIEVIGYRNVWYRFHPAEANLFVPVSLNMFAVLQNAFLNAYVSQKDASFPSYEYDGPFSGLAQQIQAEQYQTIKTCLGRSFFYEHPSPLIRATRGLVFLKRMTLPEFYSQARELRRVAEEMGSEEAEEE
- a CDS encoding SPFH domain-containing protein: MMWWSIIAILAAVGVGFAALELRFRRPDQLVLYDAHGEVRARTGRFYPRHLSLCLPYRVQTIVTEVEAEAKGRLGLRVQVTATAGPDPKNLAQLVRVGGWSREAVERACKELELVMHSLVRSYTEQKALEEIRTDEMMQWLRSGLEQEAPKLGLEIVSASVQSIEPRDREIAEVIQQREAARIRKQTEIVNQQARVAAMQAKLEADERIARSEHELQLVKLALRKEEELREAELARFRLEQDLEQRRAQLALDQQEIELLARNPEVLLLTPQLARLAEASQGLRNARTIVSLSPNSLPEDSPLAKNVVRLLERLLSRAAASGGQESQQT